A DNA window from Pseudomonas resinovorans NBRC 106553 contains the following coding sequences:
- a CDS encoding DUF2897 family protein codes for MPWYAWLVLAVALGSIVGSLMLLRDTAKKLPLTEEQLKRVRERNAEMDAKEAKDR; via the coding sequence ATGCCTTGGTATGCCTGGCTGGTACTGGCTGTTGCCCTCGGTTCCATCGTCGGCAGCCTGATGCTGTTGCGCGACACGGCGAAGAAGCTGCCGCTGACCGAAGAACAACTCAAGCGCGTCCGCGAACGCAATGCGGAAATGGATGCCAAGGAAGCCAAGGACCGCTGA
- a CDS encoding ZIP family metal transporter, which translates to MQIPVTIQAGLWGWLAASSLLIGAAVGFLVKLPQKVVASIMAYGSGVLVAALCFGQIPEAERIGGLWPTLAGLLAGGAVFVLASQFIDRLERHQRNKSGNAGGGMVALLIAVGAFLDGIPESLGLGLGLLDGGQVSLLMLVAIFLANLPEGLASAAGLREEKRSGWVVFGLWGGIALLSGLAAMAGPGLFADLPPHWLAFALGFSAGAVLCMLVDTLIPEAFESTHAWTGLITLAGFMTAFALDHIV; encoded by the coding sequence ATGCAAATCCCGGTAACTATCCAGGCTGGACTCTGGGGCTGGCTGGCGGCGAGCAGCCTGCTGATCGGCGCCGCCGTCGGCTTTCTGGTCAAGCTGCCGCAGAAGGTGGTGGCGTCGATCATGGCCTACGGCAGCGGGGTACTGGTGGCCGCGCTGTGCTTTGGCCAGATTCCCGAGGCCGAGCGCATCGGCGGGCTCTGGCCGACCCTGGCGGGGTTGCTGGCCGGTGGCGCGGTGTTCGTCCTGGCCAGCCAGTTCATCGACCGCCTGGAGCGGCATCAACGCAACAAGAGCGGCAACGCCGGCGGCGGCATGGTCGCCTTGCTGATCGCGGTGGGCGCCTTTCTCGACGGCATTCCCGAATCCCTGGGCCTGGGGCTTGGCCTGCTCGATGGCGGCCAGGTCAGCCTGCTGATGCTGGTGGCGATCTTCCTCGCCAACCTGCCCGAGGGCCTGGCCAGCGCCGCCGGGCTGCGCGAGGAAAAACGCAGTGGCTGGGTGGTGTTCGGGCTCTGGGGCGGCATTGCGCTGTTGTCCGGGCTGGCTGCCATGGCCGGGCCTGGCCTGTTCGCCGACCTGCCGCCCCACTGGCTGGCCTTCGCCCTGGGCTTCTCGGCGGGGGCGGTGCTCTGCATGCTGGTGGATACGCTGATCCCCGAAGCCTTCGAGAGCACCCATGCCTGGACCGGGCTGATCACCCTCGCAGGTTTTATGACGGCCTTCGCGCTGGACCATATTGTCTGA
- a CDS encoding LysE family translocator translates to MSLELIFAFILFAFVTSVTPGPNNMMLLASGVNFGVRRSVPHMLGISVGFMVLVMAVGLGLSQVFEQVPVLYTALRYLGAAYLLYLAWKIAGSGAPDADKAQKRPKPFTFIQAAAFQWVNPKAWVMAIGAITTYTPQENFVVNVVLIAALFALVNCPSVGLWTVAGSLLRRWLAEPRILRLFNIGMALLLVASLYPILADVHGKI, encoded by the coding sequence ATGAGCCTGGAACTGATCTTCGCCTTCATCCTCTTCGCCTTCGTCACCTCGGTGACGCCCGGCCCCAACAACATGATGCTGCTCGCCTCCGGGGTGAACTTCGGCGTGCGCCGTAGCGTGCCGCACATGCTCGGCATCAGCGTCGGCTTCATGGTGCTGGTGATGGCCGTGGGCCTTGGCCTCAGCCAGGTGTTCGAGCAAGTGCCGGTGCTCTACACGGCGCTGCGCTACCTCGGCGCCGCCTACCTGCTCTACCTGGCCTGGAAGATCGCCGGCTCCGGCGCACCGGACGCGGACAAGGCGCAGAAGCGCCCGAAACCCTTCACCTTCATCCAGGCGGCGGCCTTCCAGTGGGTCAACCCCAAGGCCTGGGTCATGGCCATCGGCGCCATCACCACCTACACCCCGCAGGAAAACTTCGTGGTGAACGTGGTGCTGATCGCCGCCCTCTTCGCCCTGGTCAACTGCCCCAGCGTCGGCCTCTGGACCGTGGCCGGCAGCCTGCTGCGCCGCTGGCTGGCCGAACCGCGCATACTGCGCCTGTTCAACATCGGCATGGCCCTGCTGCTGGTGGCCTCGCTCTACCCCATCCTGGCCGACGTACACGGAAAGATCTGA
- a CDS encoding ABC transporter substrate-binding protein: MEVGRGLSLKALWCSLVLLVSTPVLATQTVQVAGAHFPPYVIKPESAGASGLLLDMLAALNGLQTDYRFVVRPTAIPRRFRDFQDGRIDLAVFENPDWGWQGIPGARIDMGLEDAEVFVAKAQPGRDQHYFGNLTGKRLALYNGYHYGFAGFNPDPEFLQREFNAKLTYSHDSNLRMLLRERADIALVTRSYFSAYLELNPEQAGRFLVSDRLDQRYHHYAMLRPAAPISAAQFTLLLDKLRATGELQRIFGRYGVVVRPAAAGSSTTADGRG; this comes from the coding sequence ATGGAAGTTGGCAGGGGCCTTTCCCTGAAGGCATTGTGGTGTTCCTTGGTCCTGCTGGTTTCCACGCCGGTGCTGGCGACCCAGACCGTCCAGGTTGCCGGTGCGCATTTCCCACCCTATGTGATCAAGCCCGAGTCCGCCGGTGCCAGCGGCCTGCTGCTGGACATGCTGGCGGCGCTCAACGGGCTGCAGACCGATTACCGCTTCGTCGTGCGGCCCACCGCCATTCCACGGCGCTTCCGGGATTTCCAGGATGGGCGCATCGACCTGGCGGTGTTCGAGAATCCCGACTGGGGCTGGCAGGGCATCCCTGGCGCGCGGATCGACATGGGCCTGGAGGATGCGGAAGTCTTCGTCGCCAAGGCCCAGCCGGGGCGCGACCAGCATTATTTCGGCAATCTGACCGGCAAGCGCCTGGCGCTCTACAACGGCTATCACTACGGTTTCGCCGGCTTCAATCCCGATCCCGAGTTCCTCCAGCGCGAGTTCAACGCCAAGCTCACCTACTCCCACGACAGCAACCTGCGGATGTTGCTGCGTGAGCGGGCGGACATCGCCCTGGTCACCCGTTCCTATTTCAGCGCCTACCTGGAGCTGAACCCGGAGCAGGCCGGCCGCTTCCTGGTCAGCGACCGGCTGGACCAGCGCTACCACCATTACGCCATGCTGCGACCTGCGGCGCCCATCAGCGCCGCGCAGTTCACCCTGCTGCTGGACAAGCTGCGCGCCACCGGCGAATTGCAGCGGATCTTCGGGCGTTACGGGGTGGTGGTCAGGCCAGCCGCAGCGGGTAGCTCAACAACAGCAGATGGCAGAGGTTGA
- a CDS encoding LysR family transcriptional regulator: MNYSPESLEAFAQAVALGSFSAAARKLGKSQSTISEAIARLEADLGLELFDRGSRQPKLTEAGSRLLERVEDILAASDRLQRAATQLSGGLEPRVSLALSDTYQSAQYEARLVELEQRYPDLEFECLIAEHRDVIELVAQGRATLGLLAAQPGYPPELGAARVAERADFGLFVALEHPLAQLPDVRESDLAGWRLLRLNTLGDALAVDDGLPPSGGRCWSAPNYLLLLEMATHGFGWAELPRWLVSGYANGRLHELQVPGWPRSQAVDVVWSRQRRLGPAANWLLERLLERPPAR, translated from the coding sequence ATGAACTACTCACCCGAATCCCTTGAAGCCTTTGCCCAGGCCGTTGCACTGGGCTCTTTCAGCGCCGCCGCACGCAAGCTCGGCAAGAGCCAGTCGACCATCAGCGAAGCCATCGCCCGACTGGAAGCGGACCTCGGCCTGGAACTCTTCGACCGCGGCAGCCGCCAACCGAAGCTGACGGAAGCCGGGAGTCGCCTGCTGGAGCGGGTCGAGGACATCCTGGCCGCCTCCGACCGCCTGCAGCGCGCCGCGACCCAGCTCAGCGGCGGCCTGGAGCCCAGGGTCAGCCTGGCGCTGTCGGATACCTACCAGTCGGCGCAGTACGAGGCGCGCCTGGTCGAGTTGGAGCAGCGCTACCCGGACCTCGAATTCGAATGCCTGATCGCCGAGCACCGCGATGTGATCGAGCTGGTGGCCCAGGGGCGCGCCACCCTCGGCTTGCTGGCCGCCCAGCCAGGCTACCCGCCGGAACTGGGTGCGGCGCGGGTGGCCGAGCGTGCCGATTTCGGCCTGTTCGTGGCACTGGAGCACCCGCTGGCGCAGTTGCCCGATGTGCGCGAGAGCGACCTCGCCGGCTGGCGCCTGCTGCGCCTGAACACCCTGGGCGACGCCCTGGCGGTGGACGACGGCCTACCGCCCAGCGGAGGGCGCTGCTGGTCGGCGCCGAACTACCTGCTGTTGCTGGAGATGGCCACCCACGGTTTCGGCTGGGCCGAGCTGCCGCGCTGGCTGGTCAGCGGCTACGCCAACGGTCGCCTGCATGAATTGCAGGTGCCCGGCTGGCCGCGCAGCCAGGCGGTGGACGTGGTCTGGTCACGGCAACGGCGCCTGGGGCCGGCGGCGAACTGGTTGCTGGAACGCCTGCTGGAGCGCCCCCCGGCCCGCTGA
- a CDS encoding benzoate/H(+) symporter BenE family transporter codes for MTPSSETPANPPRLRPLADSSPSAVVAGFIAMLTGYTSSLVLMFQAGQAAGLSNAQISSWIWALSIGMALTTVGLSLRYRTPIVVAWSTPGAALLITSLPGVSYGEAIGAFVVCAALLALVGLTGGFERLMRRLPASLAAALLAGILFKIGSEIFIAAQHRTALVLSMFFSYLLFKRLQPRYAVLVALLVGCVMAAVLGQLDFSGFSFALAEPVWTTPEFSVTAVISIGIPLFVVAMASQNIPGIAVLRADGYQVPASPLISVTGIASLLLAPFGSHGINLAAISAAICTGPHAHEDKSKRYTAAVWCGIFYGIAGTFGATLAALFAALPKELVLSIAALALFGSISNGLTAAMQEPKEREAALITFMVTASGMTLLSIGSAFWGLIAGVLTLLILNWNSAPQK; via the coding sequence ATGACCCCAAGCTCGGAAACCCCGGCCAACCCGCCACGCCTGCGCCCGCTGGCCGACTCTTCGCCCTCCGCCGTGGTGGCGGGTTTCATCGCCATGCTCACCGGCTACACCAGCTCCCTGGTGCTGATGTTCCAGGCCGGCCAGGCCGCGGGGCTGAGCAATGCGCAGATTTCCTCGTGGATCTGGGCCCTGTCCATCGGCATGGCCCTGACCACCGTCGGCCTGTCGCTGCGCTACCGCACCCCCATAGTCGTGGCCTGGTCCACGCCCGGCGCCGCGCTGCTGATCACCAGCCTGCCGGGGGTGAGCTATGGCGAGGCCATAGGTGCATTCGTGGTCTGCGCCGCCCTCCTCGCCCTGGTGGGCCTGACCGGCGGTTTCGAACGCCTGATGCGGCGCCTGCCGGCCTCCCTGGCCGCCGCCCTGCTGGCCGGCATCCTGTTCAAGATCGGCAGCGAGATCTTCATTGCCGCCCAGCACCGCACCGCCCTGGTGCTGTCGATGTTCTTCAGCTACCTGCTGTTCAAGCGCCTGCAGCCACGCTACGCCGTGCTGGTGGCGCTGCTGGTGGGTTGCGTGATGGCGGCCGTGCTGGGCCAGCTGGACTTCAGCGGTTTCTCCTTCGCCCTGGCCGAACCCGTGTGGACCACGCCGGAGTTCTCGGTGACCGCGGTGATCAGCATCGGCATCCCGCTGTTCGTGGTGGCCATGGCCTCGCAGAACATCCCCGGCATCGCCGTGCTGCGCGCCGACGGCTACCAGGTGCCAGCCTCGCCGCTGATCTCGGTCACCGGCATCGCCTCCCTGCTGCTGGCGCCCTTCGGCTCCCACGGCATCAACCTGGCGGCCATCAGCGCGGCCATCTGCACCGGCCCCCATGCCCACGAAGACAAGAGCAAGCGCTACACCGCCGCGGTCTGGTGCGGGATCTTCTATGGCATCGCCGGCACCTTCGGCGCCACCCTGGCGGCGCTCTTCGCCGCCCTGCCCAAGGAGCTGGTGCTGTCCATCGCCGCCCTGGCGCTGTTCGGCTCCATCAGCAACGGCCTCACCGCCGCCATGCAGGAACCCAAGGAGCGCGAGGCAGCGCTGATCACCTTCATGGTCACCGCCTCGGGCATGACCCTGCTGTCCATCGGCTCGGCCTTCTGGGGCCTGATCGCCGGGGTACTCACCCTGCTGATCCTGAACTGGAACAGCGCACCGCAGAAATGA
- a CDS encoding PLP-dependent aminotransferase family protein, which translates to MAFSERIARLKSSLIREILAAAQRPEVMSFAGGLPAEPMLPKVEWDEMPASMGQYGMSEGEPALREAIAAEARALGVACEASQVLIVSGSQQTLDLASKLFIDPGTEVLLEAPTYLAALQAFQLFGADCIAVPQEADGPEIAALRQRLEQHKPSFAYLIPTFQNPSGTRYSEAKRDAVAALLDEFGVTLIEDEPYRELVFDEGSATPIVSRLKKASWIYTGTVSKTLLPGLRVGFLIATPDLFPHLLRLKQSADLHTNRIGQWQALQWFGTEQYRQHLAELRDFYRLRRDNMQASLEEHFADLATWEIPQGGLFFWLTLKQPLDTRTLLKPALEQNVAFMPGEPFFIDPDKHPGHLRLNFSHVAPERLGEGLKRLAGVIRQAQAAEAA; encoded by the coding sequence ATGGCCTTCTCCGAACGCATCGCCCGCCTGAAAAGCTCCCTGATCCGCGAAATCCTTGCCGCCGCCCAGCGCCCGGAAGTGATGTCCTTCGCCGGAGGCCTGCCGGCCGAGCCGATGCTGCCGAAGGTGGAGTGGGACGAGATGCCGGCCAGCATGGGCCAGTACGGCATGAGCGAGGGCGAGCCGGCGCTGCGCGAAGCCATCGCCGCCGAGGCGCGCGCCTTGGGCGTGGCCTGCGAGGCGAGCCAGGTGCTGATCGTCAGCGGCTCCCAGCAGACCCTGGACCTGGCCTCCAAGCTGTTCATCGATCCGGGCACCGAAGTGCTGCTGGAAGCGCCCACCTACCTGGCGGCCCTGCAGGCCTTCCAGCTGTTCGGCGCTGATTGCATCGCCGTTCCCCAGGAAGCCGACGGCCCGGAAATCGCCGCCCTGCGCCAGCGCCTGGAGCAGCACAAGCCGTCCTTCGCCTACCTGATCCCGACTTTCCAGAATCCGTCCGGCACCCGCTACAGCGAAGCCAAGCGCGACGCGGTCGCCGCGCTGCTGGACGAATTCGGCGTGACCCTGATCGAAGACGAACCCTACCGTGAGCTGGTGTTCGACGAAGGCAGCGCCACTCCCATCGTCAGCCGCCTGAAGAAGGCCAGCTGGATCTACACCGGCACCGTCTCCAAGACCCTGCTGCCGGGCCTGCGGGTGGGCTTCCTGATCGCCACGCCGGACCTCTTCCCGCACCTGCTGCGGCTGAAGCAGTCCGCCGACCTGCACACCAACCGCATTGGCCAGTGGCAGGCGCTGCAATGGTTCGGTACCGAGCAGTACCGCCAGCACCTGGCCGAGCTGCGTGACTTCTACCGCTTGCGCCGCGACAACATGCAGGCCTCGCTGGAAGAGCACTTCGCTGATCTGGCCACCTGGGAAATCCCCCAGGGTGGGCTGTTCTTCTGGCTGACCCTGAAGCAGCCGCTGGACACCCGCACCCTGCTCAAGCCCGCGCTGGAGCAGAACGTCGCCTTCATGCCGGGCGAGCCGTTCTTCATCGACCCGGACAAGCACCCGGGCCACCTGCGCCTGAACTTCAGCCACGTGGCACCCGAGCGCCTGGGCGAGGGCCTCAAGCGCCTCGCCGGCGTGATCCGTCAGGCTCAGGCTGCCGAAGCCGCCTGA
- a CDS encoding multidrug/biocide efflux PACE transporter: MNRTTTTALDKSIKERLLHAMAFEGLAVLLTAPVLSLVLDKPLAHMGALTLMFSTVAMLWNMLFNSLFDRAQRRLGFERGLAVRVTHASLFELGLVLVLVPLAAWWLSIGLLEAFLLDIGLLLFFLPYTLAFNWGYDLLRERLIHADGDKRAACRAN; the protein is encoded by the coding sequence ATGAACCGGACCACCACTACCGCCCTGGACAAGTCCATCAAGGAGCGGCTCCTCCACGCCATGGCCTTCGAAGGCCTGGCCGTCCTTCTGACCGCGCCGGTGTTGTCCCTGGTGCTGGACAAGCCCCTGGCGCACATGGGCGCGCTGACGCTGATGTTCTCCACCGTGGCGATGCTCTGGAACATGCTGTTCAACAGCCTGTTCGATCGCGCCCAGCGGCGCCTGGGCTTCGAGCGCGGCCTGGCGGTGCGGGTGACCCACGCTTCGCTGTTCGAGCTGGGCCTGGTGCTGGTACTGGTGCCGCTGGCTGCCTGGTGGCTGTCGATCGGACTGCTGGAGGCCTTCCTGCTGGATATCGGCCTGCTGCTGTTCTTCCTGCCCTACACCCTGGCCTTCAACTGGGGCTACGACCTGCTGCGCGAGCGCCTGATCCACGCCGACGGCGACAAGCGCGCGGCGTGTCGCGCCAACTGA
- a CDS encoding TetR/AcrR family transcriptional regulator: protein MSLDDEKAQAVMRELVASGQITDPDSARGKLLQTAAHLFRSKGYERTTVRDLASAVGIQSGSIFHHFKSKDEILRSVMEETVLYNTALMRAALADATDLRERVLALIRCELQSIMGGTGEAMGVLVYEWRSLSEESQAYILQLRDSYEQIWLQVLGEAQAEGYFSADPFILRRFLTGALSWTTTWFRPEGPMSLDQLAEQALSLVLKDDKSAV from the coding sequence ATGAGCCTTGACGACGAAAAAGCCCAAGCGGTGATGCGGGAACTGGTAGCCAGCGGCCAGATCACCGACCCCGACAGCGCCCGTGGCAAACTGCTGCAGACCGCCGCCCACCTGTTCCGCAGCAAGGGCTACGAGCGCACCACTGTGCGCGACCTTGCCAGCGCCGTGGGTATCCAGTCCGGCAGCATCTTCCATCACTTCAAGAGCAAGGATGAGATCCTCCGCTCGGTGATGGAGGAGACCGTCCTCTACAACACCGCATTGATGCGCGCCGCCCTGGCGGATGCCACCGACCTGCGCGAGCGGGTGCTGGCGCTGATCCGCTGCGAGCTGCAATCGATCATGGGCGGCACCGGCGAGGCCATGGGCGTGCTGGTGTACGAATGGCGTTCGCTGTCGGAGGAAAGCCAGGCCTACATCCTCCAACTGCGCGACAGCTACGAGCAGATCTGGCTGCAGGTGCTGGGTGAGGCGCAAGCCGAGGGCTACTTCAGTGCCGACCCGTTCATCCTGCGGCGCTTCCTCACCGGTGCGTTGAGCTGGACCACCACCTGGTTCCGTCCGGAAGGGCCGATGAGCCTGGATCAGCTGGCCGAACAGGCCTTGTCCCTCGTACTGAAGGACGACAAAAGCGCAGTGTGA
- a CDS encoding CPBP family intramembrane glutamic endopeptidase: MPLHLQLLFPLIVLALGQGLGGVQVSALLAGVAYAGWVFAERQLPARLWLPVTLLASVALAAHLVPGFSPLPLGEPRALSVDAPPYALRLSWDKLLVGATLLAWWLGRPSPPAAWSSQRAWLAVLATLLLVPLLALGTGLVGWQPKWPEILWPWLAINLLAVVLAEELVFRGLLQPLLVARLGPRYGVPLTALLFGAVHLPFSPLFAVLATLAGLGYGLAFHYSGRISLAIALHLAVNLCHLLLLSYPLRLA; encoded by the coding sequence ATGCCGCTGCATCTGCAACTGCTGTTCCCGCTGATCGTCCTCGCCCTTGGCCAGGGGCTTGGCGGCGTGCAGGTGAGCGCCCTGCTGGCAGGCGTCGCCTACGCCGGCTGGGTCTTCGCCGAGCGCCAACTGCCCGCGCGACTCTGGCTGCCCGTCACCCTGCTCGCTTCCGTGGCCCTGGCCGCGCACCTGGTGCCGGGCTTCAGCCCGCTGCCGCTGGGGGAGCCCCGGGCGCTGAGCGTCGATGCGCCGCCCTACGCCCTGCGCCTGTCCTGGGACAAATTGCTGGTGGGCGCCACCTTGCTGGCCTGGTGGCTGGGACGCCCGAGCCCACCGGCGGCATGGTCGTCGCAGCGGGCCTGGCTGGCGGTGCTCGCCACCCTGTTGCTGGTACCACTGCTGGCGCTGGGAACGGGCCTGGTGGGCTGGCAGCCGAAATGGCCGGAGATCCTCTGGCCATGGTTGGCGATCAATCTGCTGGCGGTGGTGCTGGCCGAAGAACTGGTGTTTCGCGGGCTGCTGCAACCGCTACTGGTCGCCAGGCTGGGCCCGCGCTACGGCGTACCGCTCACTGCCCTGCTGTTCGGCGCCGTGCACCTGCCCTTCAGTCCGCTGTTCGCCGTGCTGGCCACGCTGGCCGGCCTGGGCTATGGCCTGGCTTTCCACTACAGCGGCCGGATATCCCTGGCCATCGCCCTGCACCTGGCGGTCAACCTCTGCCATCTGCTGTTGTTGAGCTACCCGCTGCGGCTGGCCTGA
- a CDS encoding MarR family winged helix-turn-helix transcriptional regulator has protein sequence MLDLKNSAIQQAAMEAFFFGYQAFTSKPDEILARRGLSRVHHRILFFIAKYPGLSVKQLLGYLGVTKQALNTPLRQLIEMKLVESVAASDDKRKRLLGFTAEGAKLEQALRREQARLLRRAFGEAGADAVQGWLAVNQALCTARQNDTDD, from the coding sequence ATGCTTGACCTGAAAAATTCCGCCATTCAGCAGGCCGCCATGGAAGCCTTCTTCTTCGGCTACCAGGCCTTCACCAGCAAGCCGGACGAAATCCTCGCCCGGCGGGGCCTGTCGCGGGTCCACCATCGCATCCTGTTCTTCATCGCCAAGTACCCGGGACTGAGCGTCAAGCAGCTGCTGGGTTACCTCGGCGTGACCAAGCAGGCGTTGAACACGCCGCTGCGGCAGCTGATCGAGATGAAGCTGGTGGAAAGCGTGGCCGCCAGTGACGACAAGCGTAAGCGTCTGCTGGGTTTCACCGCCGAAGGGGCCAAGCTGGAACAGGCCCTGCGCCGGGAACAGGCACGCCTGCTGCGGCGCGCCTTCGGCGAGGCCGGGGCGGACGCGGTGCAAGGCTGGCTGGCAGTCAACCAGGCGCTGTGCACCGCACGCCAGAACGATACCGACGACTAG
- the pyrF gene encoding orotidine-5'-phosphate decarboxylase yields MSACQTPIIVALDYPTREAALRLADQLDPKLCRVKVGKELFTSCAAEIVSTLRDRGFEVFLDLKFHDIPNTTAMAVRAAAEMGVWMVNVHCSGGLRMMAACRETLDKFNGPKPLLIGVTVLTSMEREDLAGIGLDIEPKEQVLRLAGLADKAGMDGLVCSAQEAGDLKAAYPGLQLVTPGIRPAGSAQDDQRRILTPRQALDAGSDYLVIGRPISQAADPAQALAAVVAELA; encoded by the coding sequence ATGTCCGCCTGTCAGACGCCGATCATTGTCGCCCTCGACTATCCCACCCGCGAAGCCGCCCTGCGGCTGGCCGACCAGCTCGACCCCAAGCTGTGCCGGGTCAAGGTAGGCAAGGAGCTGTTCACCAGCTGCGCGGCGGAAATCGTCTCGACCCTGCGTGACCGTGGCTTCGAGGTATTCCTCGACCTGAAATTCCACGACATCCCCAACACCACCGCCATGGCGGTCAGGGCTGCCGCCGAGATGGGCGTGTGGATGGTCAACGTGCACTGCTCCGGCGGCCTGCGCATGATGGCGGCCTGCCGCGAGACCCTGGACAAGTTCAATGGTCCCAAGCCATTGCTGATCGGCGTGACCGTGCTGACCAGCATGGAGCGCGAGGACCTGGCCGGCATCGGTCTGGACATCGAGCCCAAGGAGCAGGTGCTGCGCCTGGCCGGTCTGGCCGACAAGGCCGGCATGGACGGCCTGGTCTGCTCGGCCCAGGAAGCCGGCGACCTCAAGGCCGCCTACCCGGGCCTGCAGCTGGTGACTCCGGGCATCCGCCCGGCCGGCAGCGCCCAGGACGACCAGCGCCGCATCCTCACCCCGCGCCAGGCCCTGGATGCGGGTTCCGACTACCTGGTGATCGGCCGTCCGATCAGCCAGGCCGCCGATCCGGCCCAGGCGCTGGCCGCCGTCGTCGCCGAACTGGCGTGA
- a CDS encoding SDR family oxidoreductase, whose translation MSMKFSGQVALVTGAANGIGRATAQAFAAEGLKVVVSDVDAVGGEGTVELIRAAGGEAHFIRCDVTRDADVQALMAGTLAAYGRLDYAFNNAGIEIEKGKLADGTEAEYDAIMGVNVKGVWLCMKYQIPLLLAQGGGAIVNTASVAGLGAAPKMSIYAASKHAVIGLTKSAAVEYARKKVRVNAVCPAVIDTDMYRRAHEADPKKAEFVANMHPVGRIGKVEEIAAAVLYLCCDAAGFTTGQALAVDGGSTAI comes from the coding sequence ATGAGCATGAAGTTCTCCGGCCAGGTCGCCCTGGTGACCGGCGCCGCCAACGGTATCGGCCGCGCCACCGCCCAGGCGTTCGCCGCCGAAGGCCTGAAGGTAGTGGTTTCCGACGTGGACGCCGTTGGTGGCGAGGGCACCGTGGAGCTGATCCGCGCCGCCGGTGGCGAAGCGCACTTCATCCGTTGCGACGTGACCCGCGACGCCGATGTCCAGGCGCTGATGGCCGGCACCCTGGCCGCCTATGGCCGCCTCGACTACGCCTTCAACAACGCCGGTATCGAGATCGAGAAGGGCAAGCTGGCCGACGGCACCGAGGCGGAGTACGACGCCATCATGGGCGTCAACGTCAAGGGCGTGTGGCTGTGCATGAAGTACCAGATCCCCCTGCTGCTGGCCCAGGGCGGCGGCGCCATCGTCAACACCGCTTCCGTAGCCGGCCTCGGCGCGGCGCCGAAGATGAGCATCTACGCCGCTTCCAAGCATGCGGTGATCGGCCTGACCAAGTCGGCCGCGGTGGAGTACGCGCGCAAGAAGGTACGGGTGAACGCCGTCTGCCCGGCGGTGATCGACACCGACATGTACCGCCGTGCCCACGAGGCCGACCCGAAGAAGGCCGAGTTCGTCGCCAACATGCATCCGGTAGGGCGCATCGGCAAGGTCGAGGAGATCGCCGCGGCGGTGCTCTACCTCTGCTGCGACGCCGCTGGCTTCACCACCGGCCAGGCCCTGGCGGTGGATGGTGGCTCCACGGCGATCTGA
- a CDS encoding NADP-dependent oxidoreductase, which translates to MSPLNRQFLLAQRPVGPATRDTFSYVETQAGEPGPGQVLVENLYLSLDPAMRGWMNDARSYIPPVAIGEVMRALGIGKVVASQHPDYPVGAHVCGVLGVQDYYLGEPRDFQKVDPQQAPLPLYLSALGMTGMTAYFALLDVGQPKAGETVVISGAAGAVGSVAGQIARLKGCRVVGIAGGADKCRYLVEELGFDGAIDYKAENLHAALKRECPKGVDVYFDNVGGEILDAVLTRINRKARIVICGAISQYNNKEAVKGPANYLALLVNRARMEGMVVFDYAPRFGEAVRDIAGWLASGELKSKEDVVTGLESFPETLGKLFSGENFGKLVLKVR; encoded by the coding sequence ATGTCCCCGCTCAACCGCCAGTTCCTCCTTGCCCAGCGCCCGGTCGGCCCGGCCACCCGCGACACCTTTTCCTATGTGGAGACCCAGGCCGGCGAACCCGGCCCCGGCCAGGTGCTGGTGGAGAACCTCTACCTGTCCCTGGACCCGGCCATGCGCGGCTGGATGAATGACGCCCGCTCCTACATCCCGCCGGTGGCCATCGGCGAGGTGATGCGCGCCCTGGGCATCGGCAAGGTGGTGGCGTCGCAGCACCCGGATTACCCCGTGGGCGCGCATGTCTGCGGCGTGCTCGGCGTGCAGGACTACTACCTGGGCGAGCCCCGCGACTTCCAGAAGGTGGACCCGCAGCAGGCGCCCCTGCCCCTCTATCTCTCCGCCCTGGGCATGACCGGCATGACCGCCTATTTCGCCCTGCTCGACGTCGGCCAACCCAAGGCCGGCGAGACCGTGGTGATCTCCGGCGCCGCTGGCGCGGTGGGCAGCGTCGCCGGGCAGATCGCGCGGCTCAAGGGTTGCCGCGTGGTGGGCATCGCCGGTGGCGCCGACAAGTGCCGTTACCTGGTTGAGGAGCTGGGCTTCGACGGCGCCATCGACTACAAGGCCGAGAACCTCCACGCCGCCCTCAAGCGCGAGTGCCCCAAGGGTGTGGACGTCTACTTCGACAACGTCGGCGGCGAGATCCTCGATGCCGTGCTCACCCGCATCAACCGCAAGGCGCGCATCGTCATCTGCGGTGCCATCAGCCAGTACAACAACAAGGAAGCGGTAAAGGGCCCGGCCAACTACCTGGCGCTGCTGGTGAACCGCGCGCGCATGGAAGGCATGGTGGTGTTCGACTACGCGCCGCGCTTCGGCGAAGCGGTTCGAGACATCGCCGGCTGGCTGGCCAGCGGCGAACTGAAGAGCAAGGAAGACGTGGTGACGGGACTGGAAAGCTTCCCGGAAACCCTGGGCAAGCTGTTCAGCGGGGAGAACTTCGGCAAGCTGGTGCTCAAGGTGCGTTGA